Within the Thermoanaerobaculia bacterium genome, the region CGCTCCGCGAAATCCATGACGCTCTTGCGCTGGTCGGCCGTGAGATTCGCTTTCTCGAGAAGAGTCCGGATCGCCCGCCCCTTTTCGGAGGAGGAGTCGATCGTCCGCGCGCATTCGAGATAGGCGGTGAACGAAAGGGGATCCGACGAAGAGCCGGCGGCCTCGACGAGCAGCTCGGCCTTCTGGGACGAAGAATCGATCCGGCGGGCGGCGCGGAGAACCTCGGCGAGCGCGTCGCCCTTCACTCCGTCCCGGACGAGCGCCGCGAGCGCGCGGCGGGTCTCCGAAGACGATTCGATCGTGTGGGCCGTCGCGAGGTAGGCGTGGTGCGGCGCCGGCGCCGCCGCCGCGCCCGCCGCGCAATCCTCGAGGAGGGACGCCTTCTCGGAAGACGAGGAGATCCTGGCTCCGGCGGTCAGGATCCGCGCGAGCGCCTCGGGAGGAAGACCGGGATGCCGCGAGAGGCTCGTGAGCGCGCGCCGCAGCTCGGCCGACGACGCGATCGACTCCGCCGCCCCCGCGAGGAGCTCGATCGAGCCGGCGTCGCTCGCGAACCGGCCCACGCGGTCGACCGCGGTCGCCGCCTCGGACGAGGAGGAGATCTCGCCGATCGAGTGTGCGTAATCGCGCGCCGCCGCCGGGGGAACGCCCCTCTTCTCCGCGATCGCGGCGAGCGCCGCGCCGCTCTGGGAGCTCGATGAGATCTCCGAGCAGGCGCGGGCGAGCGCGGCGGTGAGGTCGGGGTCGGGGGGGAGGGCCTCGGCGAGGCGGGTCAGGATCCGGCGCAGGCGGCTGCTCGACGAGATCTCGCGTCCCGCTGTTTCGACGGCGCGGCGGCCGGCGGCGGCGTCGATCGGCCCGGCGGCGACCAGCTCCTCGAGATAGATCTCCTGCGCCGCGCCGCTCTCGAGCCCCCCGATCGCGTCGAGGAGCCGGTCGGGTCCCTGGCGGAGGAGACGCTTCGCCTCGCCCCGGGCGCCGACCGCCGTCACGCGCGCGGCCTCGGGGAGGTTCCGGGCGAGATAGTTCCGGGCCTGGTCCGCCGAGCCCGAGCGATCCGCGATCCAGTACCGGACCTGCGGACGGCCGTCGGCGCCGCGCGTGACCCGGACCATTCTCGGCGAAAACAGCCGGCGGGTCCGGATCTCGATCCAGGCGCCCGGCGCGACCGCCGTGACGCTCTCCCGGTCGGGCGAGAGCTCGACTTCCCCTTCGTAGCGGACCTCGAAGCTGGCGAGCCCCGAGGACCGGTAGTAATGGTGGTCGTCGGAATCCTCGACGATCCCGAAGTGGATGTCCGCCCGGGCGGACACGGCGGCGCCGAGCATGAGGACGGCGAGAAGACTCCGAACGGAAAACTTCATGTTCTCAACTCCCTGTCCCGGAAAACGGGAACGGCGGCAAAAAGTTCTAGGATTTTCGGATGACCAGAAAAGCCGGTTTCCGAGTCCTGATCCTGCCATTCGCTTTCGCGGCGGCGATCGCCGCCGCGCGCGCCGCCGATGTGGCCGCTCCGGCGGAAGACCTCCTCCGATCGAACCTCGATCCGTCCACGAGCCCCGCCTCGGACTTCTTCCAGTACGCCAACGGCGGCTGGCTCGCGAAGAATCCGATCCCTCCGTCGGAAGGCGGGTGGGGAATCGGCGATCTGGTGGACGAGGAGATCTACGCCCGGATGCGGAAGATCAACGAGGACGCCGCGGCGGCGAACGCGCCGGCCGGGACCGACGCCCGGAAGATCGGCGATTTCTGGACGACCGGGATGGACGAGGCGCGAGCCGACGCGGCGGGTCTCGCGCCGCTCTCGGCCGAGCTCGACCGGATCGACGCCGTCCGCGACCTTCCCGGCGCGATCGACGCGGCGATGGCGCAGGCCCCGCTCAGGACCCTGGCGTTCTTTTCGTTGCGGGTCCTCCAGGACGAAAAGCAGAGCGACGCGATGGCCGTCACGCTCTGGCAGGGAGGGCTCGGCCTTCCGAATCGCGACTTCTATTTCAACACCGACGCGAACTCGGTCAAGGTCCGCGGGGGCTACGTCAAGTACGTCCAGCGTCTCCTCGAGATGAGCGCCCGGGGCCGCGAGGTCCCTCCCGACGCCGGCGAGCGGGTCGTCGCTTTCGAAACGGCGCTCGCGAAGGCCTCGCGCAAGCTCGCGGATCTCCGCGACCCAGAGAAGAACTACAACAAGATGCCGACGGCGGAGGTCCGGGACAGGCTCACTCCGTCGATCGACTGGCCGGCCCGGCTCGCCGCGTTCGGCGTCAAGGGCGCCGACACGGTGATCGTGGGCCAGCCGGAGTTCTACGCGGCGCTCGACCAGGAGCTCCGGAAGACACCGGTCGAAGACCTGAAGAACTACCTTCGCTTCCACCTCGTCGACGCCTACGCGGAATATCTCGGCCGCGTATTCGATGACGCCCGCTTCGATTTCCGGGGAAGGCTCCTCTCGGGGCAGGAGGAGCAGCGGCCGCGATGGAAGCGCGTGGTCGATGCCGAGGAGCGGGCGATGGGAATGGTCGTCGGCAAGCTCTTCGTGCAGACGTACTTCCCGGAGCGGGCGAAGAAGCGTTACAGCGATCTCGTCGAGGCGGTTCGGGACGCCTGGCGCGACCGGATCGAACGGCTCCCGTGGATGAGCGCGGAGACGAAGGCGAAGGCCCTCGAAAAGCTCGCGAAAATGACGAAGAAGGTCGGGTATCCCGACAAGTGGAAGGACTATTCGACGCTCGCGATCGGGCGCGAGTCGTATGCCGCGAACGTGATGGCGGGCACCCGCTGGTGGTTCCAGGACATGCTGGGGAAGTTCGGGAAGCCGGTCGACCGCGCCGAATGGGAGATGACCCCGCAGACGTACAACGCCTACTACAACCCGTCGAACAACGAGATCGTGCTTCCCGCGGCGGCGTTCACGATTCCCGGTCTTCGCGACGACGAGGCGGATGACGCCCTCGTGTACGGTTA harbors:
- a CDS encoding M13 family metallopeptidase — protein: MTRKAGFRVLILPFAFAAAIAAARAADVAAPAEDLLRSNLDPSTSPASDFFQYANGGWLAKNPIPPSEGGWGIGDLVDEEIYARMRKINEDAAAANAPAGTDARKIGDFWTTGMDEARADAAGLAPLSAELDRIDAVRDLPGAIDAAMAQAPLRTLAFFSLRVLQDEKQSDAMAVTLWQGGLGLPNRDFYFNTDANSVKVRGGYVKYVQRLLEMSARGREVPPDAGERVVAFETALAKASRKLADLRDPEKNYNKMPTAEVRDRLTPSIDWPARLAAFGVKGADTVIVGQPEFYAALDQELRKTPVEDLKNYLRFHLVDAYAEYLGRVFDDARFDFRGRLLSGQEEQRPRWKRVVDAEERAMGMVVGKLFVQTYFPERAKKRYSDLVEAVRDAWRDRIERLPWMSAETKAKALEKLAKMTKKVGYPDKWKDYSTLAIGRESYAANVMAGTRWWFQDMLGKFGKPVDRAEWEMTPQTYNAYYNPSNNEIVLPAAAFTIPGLRDDEADDALVYGYAAASTIGHEMSHGFDDEGRQYDAEGNLRDWWTKDDADRFRSRAERMVVQFDAFEPLPGMHVNGKASLGENIADLGGVLVGLDAFEKTEQYRKGQKIAGFTPLQRYFLGYALSWLGQIRKERLARALLSDVHAPEKWRVNGPLANVPEFDGAFGVKPGDPMWRPEEVRVRIW